In Deinococcus seoulensis, the following are encoded in one genomic region:
- a CDS encoding monothiol bacilliredoxin BrxC family protein — translation MTQTAQNEPQVLVPLTTPEEVDQFLSEYPLAAVFKAGTCHKTMQGFGVLETFLQRHDLPVGFVRVVDWRPASNHIAQRTGLIHHSPQLILFQDGQPRFEVNNWDITPEALGPVFAQHVPLRSGEGAVATDDNAEPYRRLMRAFLDGQLSEWAFQDQYVNMFRDDASLRSQREFELLSRLFGDPDAYHGGLHQLGAPQERGDLKARVQALLDELG, via the coding sequence ATGACCCAGACCGCGCAGAACGAACCCCAGGTGCTCGTGCCGCTGACCACGCCCGAGGAAGTCGATCAGTTCCTGAGCGAGTACCCGCTGGCCGCCGTGTTCAAGGCCGGGACCTGCCACAAGACCATGCAGGGCTTCGGCGTGCTCGAAACCTTCCTGCAACGCCACGACCTGCCCGTCGGCTTCGTGCGCGTCGTGGACTGGCGCCCCGCCAGTAACCACATCGCGCAGCGTACCGGCCTGATTCACCACAGCCCGCAGCTGATCCTGTTCCAGGACGGCCAGCCGCGCTTCGAGGTGAACAACTGGGACATCACGCCCGAGGCGCTGGGGCCGGTGTTCGCGCAGCACGTCCCGCTGCGCAGCGGCGAGGGTGCCGTCGCCACCGACGACAACGCCGAGCCGTACCGCCGCCTGATGCGCGCCTTCCTGGACGGCCAGCTGAGCGAGTGGGCCTTCCAGGATCAGTACGTGAACATGTTCCGTGACGACGCCAGCCTGCGCAGCCAGCGTGAATTCGAGCTGCTGTCGCGCCTGTTCGGCGACCCGGACGCCTACCACGGCGGCCTGCACCAGCTGGGCGCGCCGCAGGAACGCGGCGACCTGAAGGCCCGCGTGCAGGCCCTGCTGGACGAACTGGGCTGA
- a CDS encoding HAMP domain-containing protein: protein MKYTVVIREPVADSMRQVLEHQLMERFGLNGEQAQRLSARRSGRLMKPTGRARAELLLSMFQAVGANVSLEEVRDETNLISEPFQGVAPPPRQVVPAPVSAAQDDAPLAPSNPQPSVSQDMADLRASAIWPEVKFSEDSVASVPRPSAFGADPFAAATSDPFAPLAAADDWRTPPAAPVLDMGEFTPGNLFAPEPTAPGTPEVPAAQGSPAPGPFAAAASDPFGSLPGTPATVSGTPASAGMGSTGMGGGAAIMTAPEVAPADVWSDFTGALSMPAAATPESTPDVQLRPLDSVVVTPLADPLASASERRSSLSRRMAVGALVPLGVSSALTLGVLALTLPNLQGQLVKRNAQAVAVAVGTNLDPSRSQSIPAQLQALVTSSSVGFVQIELRDGTRYFRSQTPELDDLLNPEISNWLIENPKQSTFTRTVNPAAIYRQMADELKSVGAGTANDTLKLDKLAADPANQRSTRVNYIVQKISVLEQDGVRSVTTNPVDSENTNLLYSVAVGVENAEQAATLRNTLLLVLFVALLALGLAAYLAVRAAQRVVEPIERLVRVADAISMGDLSRPVQPERNDEIGDLAQALERMRLSLDSAMERLRRRKQRG from the coding sequence ATGAAGTACACGGTCGTCATCCGGGAACCGGTCGCGGACAGCATGCGGCAGGTGCTCGAACACCAGTTGATGGAACGCTTCGGTCTGAACGGCGAGCAGGCCCAGCGCCTCAGCGCGCGCCGCTCGGGACGCCTGATGAAACCCACCGGGCGGGCCCGCGCGGAACTGCTGCTGTCCATGTTCCAGGCGGTGGGTGCCAACGTATCGCTGGAGGAGGTGCGTGACGAGACGAACCTGATCAGCGAACCGTTCCAGGGCGTGGCCCCCCCACCCCGGCAGGTCGTGCCGGCGCCCGTGAGTGCCGCGCAGGACGACGCGCCGCTGGCGCCCAGCAACCCGCAGCCCAGCGTGTCGCAGGACATGGCGGACCTGCGCGCCTCGGCCATCTGGCCGGAAGTGAAGTTCAGTGAGGACAGCGTGGCGTCCGTACCCCGCCCGTCCGCGTTCGGCGCGGACCCGTTCGCGGCCGCGACCTCTGATCCCTTCGCGCCTCTGGCCGCAGCGGACGACTGGCGCACCCCGCCCGCCGCGCCCGTACTGGACATGGGCGAGTTCACGCCGGGGAACCTGTTCGCGCCGGAACCCACCGCGCCCGGTACGCCGGAAGTTCCGGCCGCCCAGGGCAGCCCGGCGCCGGGGCCGTTCGCCGCGGCGGCCAGCGACCCCTTCGGCAGCCTGCCCGGCACTCCGGCTACTGTCTCCGGCACTCCAGCCAGCGCGGGAATGGGCAGCACGGGAATGGGTGGAGGCGCGGCCATCATGACCGCCCCCGAGGTCGCCCCGGCCGACGTGTGGAGCGACTTCACGGGAGCGCTCAGCATGCCCGCCGCCGCCACGCCGGAAAGTACCCCGGACGTGCAGTTACGCCCGCTGGACTCGGTGGTCGTCACGCCCCTGGCGGACCCGCTGGCCTCGGCGTCCGAGCGGCGCAGCAGCCTGTCGCGCCGCATGGCCGTGGGGGCGCTGGTGCCGCTGGGCGTGTCCAGCGCCCTGACGCTGGGCGTGCTGGCCCTGACCCTCCCGAACCTGCAGGGGCAGTTGGTCAAACGCAACGCGCAGGCGGTGGCCGTGGCGGTCGGTACGAACCTCGATCCGTCGCGCAGTCAGTCCATCCCGGCGCAGTTGCAGGCGCTGGTCACGAGTTCCAGCGTGGGGTTCGTGCAGATCGAACTGCGGGACGGCACCCGGTACTTCCGCAGTCAGACGCCGGAACTCGACGACCTGCTGAACCCGGAAATCAGCAACTGGCTGATCGAGAACCCCAAGCAGTCCACCTTCACCCGGACCGTCAACCCGGCCGCGATCTACCGGCAGATGGCCGACGAACTGAAATCCGTGGGGGCCGGCACCGCGAACGACACCCTGAAACTGGACAAACTGGCGGCCGATCCCGCCAACCAGCGCAGCACCCGCGTGAACTACATCGTGCAGAAGATCTCGGTGCTGGAACAGGACGGCGTGCGCAGCGTCACCACCAACCCCGTGGACAGCGAGAACACCAACCTGCTGTACTCGGTCGCGGTCGGCGTGGAGAACGCCGAGCAGGCCGCCACGCTGCGCAACACGCTGCTGCTGGTGCTATTCGTGGCGCTGCTGGCCCTGGGACTGGCGGCGTACCTGGCCGTGCGCGCCGCGCAACGCGTCGTGGAGCCCATCGAGCGGCTGGTGCGGGTGGCCGACGCCATCAGCATGGGTGACCTGTCGCGCCCGGTGCAGCCGGAACGCAACGACGAGATCGGCGACCTCGCGCAGGCACTGGAACGCATGCGTCTGAGCCTGGATTCCGCCATGGAACGCCTGCGCCGCCGCAAGCAACGCGGCTGA
- a CDS encoding class I SAM-dependent rRNA methyltransferase, with protein sequence MTFTELLSGLPGLLAARAYLPSLGTTVYRAAHQTETGGLFTLDIAGDAGILSLYDTLDPWEEQALADACGRAGRLAAVYLKRRPVEARHAANVDREYLSPPDPVWGEARPEVTALEEGVPFLIRPGADLSVGLFTDARPARAWVREHATHGEGRVLNTFAYTCGFGLNAALGGAQVVKNVDLSRKVLAWGQANYALSGLHAPDTDFLYGDVFGWLGRLARRGAQFDLVILDPPSFARGPRGTWRSERDYGGLMALASAVTAPGGQVLALLNHAGVTPGAFERMVLAGLDDANGGAGRRARLSDHLSSGEDYPGATHLKAHVWTLE encoded by the coding sequence TTGACGTTCACGGAGCTGCTCTCGGGTCTGCCGGGCCTGCTGGCGGCGCGGGCGTACCTGCCGTCGCTGGGTACGACCGTGTACCGCGCGGCGCACCAGACCGAGACTGGGGGCCTGTTCACGCTGGACATCGCCGGGGACGCCGGCATTCTGAGCCTGTACGACACGCTGGACCCCTGGGAGGAGCAGGCGCTGGCCGACGCCTGCGGCCGCGCGGGCAGGCTGGCGGCCGTGTACCTCAAGCGCCGCCCGGTCGAGGCGCGGCACGCGGCGAACGTGGACCGCGAGTACCTGTCCCCGCCGGACCCGGTGTGGGGCGAGGCGCGGCCCGAGGTGACGGCGCTGGAGGAAGGCGTGCCGTTCCTGATCCGTCCCGGCGCGGACCTGAGCGTGGGCCTGTTCACGGACGCCCGCCCGGCCCGCGCGTGGGTGCGGGAGCACGCCACTCACGGGGAGGGGCGGGTGCTGAACACCTTCGCGTACACCTGCGGGTTCGGCCTGAACGCGGCGCTGGGGGGCGCGCAGGTCGTGAAGAACGTGGACCTGTCCCGCAAGGTGCTGGCGTGGGGGCAGGCGAACTACGCCCTGAGCGGCCTGCACGCCCCGGACACCGACTTCCTGTACGGTGACGTGTTCGGGTGGCTGGGCCGCCTCGCGCGGCGCGGCGCGCAGTTCGATCTGGTGATTCTGGACCCACCGAGTTTCGCGCGCGGCCCACGCGGCACCTGGCGTTCCGAACGGGATTACGGCGGCCTGATGGCGCTGGCGTCGGCGGTGACCGCTCCGGGCGGGCAGGTGCTGGCGCTGCTGAACCATGCGGGCGTGACGCCCGGCGCGTTCGAGCGGATGGTGCTGGCCGGACTGGATGACGCGAACGGCGGCGCGGGCCGACGCGCCCGCCTGAGTGACCACCTGAGTTCCGGTGAGGACTACCCGGGCGCCACGCACCTGAAAGCGCACGTCTGGACGCTGGAATAA
- the rsmI gene encoding 16S rRNA (cytidine(1402)-2'-O)-methyltransferase: MSDPHTDPYSDLPGDPDTQPDLESDLGAAPETDFSPVGIPDGARVWLVPTPVGNLGDITLRALEVLRAADAVACEDTRRTGALLTHLGIRKPLVRLDAHTMRRAPQVLEKYPRLAYVSDAGTPGISDPGAELVQAAVAADTPVEVLPGATAFVPALVLSGLPGGRFTFEGFLPRSGRERKERLAAVAARAETSVLYESPHRLHATLLDLAQACGEGRAASVTRELSKRFEETARGTLSELAAHFSGGVRGEIAVVVAGRSDAERAAEAAQVDHLGQAQAWAASGLGVRDIRDLLVSQGLRKNDAYTLALQATGTQAGPPSRRP; the protein is encoded by the coding sequence ATGAGTGACCCGCACACCGATCCGTACTCTGACCTGCCCGGCGACCCGGACACGCAGCCGGACCTGGAATCGGACCTGGGCGCCGCCCCGGAGACCGACTTCAGTCCGGTGGGCATCCCGGACGGGGCGCGCGTGTGGCTGGTGCCCACCCCGGTCGGGAACCTGGGCGACATCACGTTGCGGGCGCTGGAGGTCCTGCGGGCCGCCGACGCGGTCGCCTGCGAGGACACCCGCCGCACCGGGGCACTCCTGACGCACCTGGGGATCCGCAAGCCGCTGGTGCGGCTGGACGCGCACACCATGCGCCGCGCGCCGCAGGTGCTCGAGAAGTACCCGCGACTGGCGTACGTCAGTGACGCCGGTACGCCCGGCATCAGCGATCCGGGCGCGGAACTCGTGCAGGCGGCCGTGGCTGCCGACACGCCCGTGGAGGTGCTGCCCGGCGCGACCGCCTTCGTGCCCGCACTGGTGCTGTCGGGCCTGCCCGGCGGACGCTTCACCTTCGAGGGATTCCTGCCACGCAGTGGCCGGGAACGCAAGGAGCGGCTGGCGGCCGTCGCGGCCCGCGCGGAGACCAGCGTGCTGTACGAGAGTCCGCACCGCCTGCACGCCACGCTGCTGGACCTCGCGCAGGCGTGCGGGGAGGGTCGCGCGGCGAGCGTCACGCGGGAACTCAGCAAGCGCTTCGAGGAGACGGCGCGCGGCACCCTGAGCGAACTGGCCGCGCATTTCAGCGGCGGCGTGCGCGGCGAGATCGCCGTGGTCGTCGCGGGCCGCAGCGACGCCGAGCGGGCCGCCGAGGCCGCGCAGGTCGATCATCTGGGGCAGGCGCAGGCCTGGGCGGCCAGTGGACTGGGGGTCAGGGATATACGTGACCTTCTCGTTTCGCAGGGTTTGCGTAAGAATGACGCATATACTCTGGCGTTACAGGCAACCGGCACCCAGGCCGGGCCGCCGTCACGCCGCCCATGA
- a CDS encoding 23S rRNA (pseudouridine(1915)-N(3))-methyltransferase RlmH has translation MRLHLITVGEPKLAYARTGWDEYEKRLRRYHKLQVTRVNGRTQALESEAVRRAAGKSPLVLLDPRGRQFSSEDLSAYLDAQALGGVGELAFAIGGPDGHTDDLRASAHALWSLGLLTLPHDLAMVVLAEALYRASTISAGEPYHRG, from the coding sequence GTGAGGTTGCACCTGATCACCGTTGGAGAACCGAAACTCGCGTACGCCCGCACCGGCTGGGACGAGTACGAGAAACGCCTGCGCCGCTACCACAAACTTCAGGTGACGCGCGTGAACGGCCGCACGCAGGCGCTGGAGAGCGAGGCGGTGCGCCGCGCGGCCGGGAAGTCCCCGCTGGTGCTGCTGGACCCACGCGGGCGGCAGTTCTCCAGCGAGGACCTCAGCGCGTACCTGGACGCGCAGGCGCTGGGCGGTGTGGGTGAACTGGCCTTCGCGATCGGCGGGCCGGACGGACACACGGACGACCTGCGGGCCTCGGCGCACGCGCTGTGGAGTCTGGGGTTGCTGACCCTGCCGCACGACCTGGCGATGGTGGTGCTGGCCGAGGCCCTGTACCGCGCCAGTACCATCAGCGCCGGGGAACCGTACCACCGGGGCTGA
- a CDS encoding GNAT family N-acetyltransferase, giving the protein MNVPPVGPDSIVSPPAPLPEAEWLLAPTLAGRAVTLEALHAGHAADLHAGATPDTLRFLARGGPQEATVDAWAAYLERLNALPDRVNFAVRRNGPGGVPGPTVGRVSFSEVNAADGWVEIGTMLLPAAQGTAVNPEAKLLLMTRAFEMLGAGRVQFKVDARNERSLRAMTRLGAVREGVLRTYQRRPDGFTRDSVMFSVLAGEWPAVKAGLLARLEALGGR; this is encoded by the coding sequence GTGAACGTCCCACCGGTCGGACCTGACTCCATCGTTTCTCCGCCCGCGCCGTTGCCGGAAGCGGAGTGGCTGCTGGCCCCCACCCTGGCGGGGCGGGCGGTGACGCTGGAGGCCCTGCACGCCGGGCACGCCGCCGACCTGCACGCCGGGGCGACACCCGACACGCTGCGCTTCCTGGCGCGGGGCGGCCCGCAGGAGGCGACGGTGGACGCCTGGGCAGCGTACCTGGAGCGGCTGAACGCCCTGCCAGACCGCGTGAACTTCGCGGTCCGCCGGAACGGGCCGGGGGGCGTGCCGGGGCCGACCGTGGGGCGCGTCAGTTTCAGTGAGGTGAACGCCGCCGACGGCTGGGTCGAGATCGGCACGATGCTGCTGCCCGCCGCGCAGGGCACGGCCGTGAACCCGGAGGCGAAACTGCTGCTCATGACGCGCGCCTTCGAGATGCTGGGGGCCGGGCGGGTGCAGTTCAAGGTGGACGCCCGCAACGAACGCAGCCTGCGGGCCATGACACGGCTGGGCGCCGTGCGCGAGGGCGTGTTGCGCACCTACCAGCGCCGCCCGGACGGGTTCACGCGCGACTCGGTGATGTTCAGCGTGCTGGCCGGCGAGTGGCCTGCCGTGAAGGCGGGCCTGCTGGCGCGGCTGGAGGCGCTGGGCGGCCGCTGA
- a CDS encoding phospho-N-acetylmuramoyl-pentapeptide-transferase — translation MMVVTALLSWFLVGLFVRVSRARGWGQKVRVDGPQTHLVKEGTPTAGGVPFVLAAALVFFPLYLTGHAGGPRELIIMLAALAMGVIGGIDDLLKIRSRMTGRGRTELLAREKFPLQFVVSLVFAYFAAPLAAHELLPSLGPVADVILLTLVMVGSVNAFNFTDGLDGLLSGVAIIVLLPLLALSPVSALLVAALLGFLWFNAHPARVFMGDMGSHAIGAVAAGAYVLYADVWLLPLAAIIPVAAVLSVVIQVASFKLRGKRVFKMSPIQHHFEHADIGWPETHVTMRFWVVTAVATAAVWWILGGRP, via the coding sequence ATGATGGTCGTCACGGCGCTGCTTTCGTGGTTCCTGGTGGGCCTGTTCGTGCGGGTCAGCCGGGCGCGTGGCTGGGGGCAGAAGGTGCGCGTGGACGGCCCGCAGACGCACCTGGTCAAGGAGGGCACGCCCACGGCGGGCGGCGTGCCGTTCGTGCTGGCCGCGGCGCTGGTGTTCTTTCCGCTGTACCTGACCGGGCATGCCGGCGGGCCACGTGAGCTGATCATCATGCTCGCGGCGCTGGCGATGGGCGTGATCGGCGGGATCGACGACCTGCTGAAGATCCGGTCGCGCATGACCGGGCGGGGCCGCACGGAGCTGCTGGCCCGCGAGAAGTTCCCGTTGCAGTTCGTGGTGTCGCTGGTCTTCGCGTACTTTGCCGCGCCGCTGGCCGCGCATGAACTGCTGCCCAGCCTGGGGCCGGTCGCCGACGTGATCCTGCTGACGCTGGTGATGGTGGGCAGCGTGAACGCCTTCAACTTCACGGACGGCCTGGACGGCCTGCTGAGCGGCGTGGCGATCATCGTGCTGCTGCCGCTGCTGGCGCTGTCGCCGGTCAGTGCGTTGCTGGTGGCGGCGCTGCTGGGGTTCCTGTGGTTCAACGCGCACCCGGCGCGGGTGTTCATGGGTGACATGGGCAGCCACGCGATCGGGGCTGTGGCGGCCGGTGCGTACGTGCTGTACGCGGACGTGTGGCTGCTGCCGCTCGCGGCGATCATTCCGGTGGCGGCGGTCCTGAGCGTCGTGATTCAGGTGGCGTCGTTCAAGCTGCGTGGCAAGCGGGTGTTCAAGATGTCGCCCATCCAGCATCACTTCGAGCACGCGGATATCGGCTGGCCGGAAACGCACGTCACCATGCGGTTCTGGGTGGTCACGGCCGTGGCGACGGCCGCCGTGTGGTGGATTCTCGGCGGGCGTCCTTGA
- a CDS encoding PA2169 family four-helix-bundle protein, with protein sequence MTMNNETVLDKLQYLLGTLRDGEKGFADAAEHATDPKLKALFSERSAQRQKLAAEVEEKIAAHGDKPREGGSVGAALHRTWLNVRDAVTGRDDYAVVAEAERGEDVAVENYQDVLKETELPAEIRAFVEGQFSRVKASHDEIRDLKHGMQAS encoded by the coding sequence ATGACCATGAACAACGAAACCGTGCTCGACAAACTCCAGTACCTGCTTGGCACCCTGCGCGACGGCGAGAAAGGCTTTGCCGATGCTGCCGAGCACGCCACCGACCCCAAACTGAAGGCCCTGTTCAGTGAACGCAGCGCCCAGCGTCAGAAGCTGGCCGCCGAGGTCGAGGAGAAGATCGCCGCTCACGGTGACAAACCCCGCGAGGGCGGCAGCGTCGGCGCTGCCCTGCACCGCACGTGGCTGAACGTCCGTGACGCCGTGACCGGCCGCGACGACTACGCCGTGGTCGCCGAGGCGGAACGCGGTGAGGACGTGGCCGTCGAGAACTACCAGGACGTCCTGAAGGAAACCGAGCTGCCCGCCGAGATCCGCGCGTTCGTGGAAGGGCAGTTCAGCCGCGTGAAAGCCAGCCACGACGAGATCCGTGACCTGAAGCACGGCATGCAGGCCAGCTGA
- a CDS encoding YqjF family protein yields MTRPWVLRMQWHDLCFMHWSVPADALQRTLPRGVRLDTFGGQAYLGVVPFRMEGVSPLGLPDVPGLSAFPELNLRTYVTVNGEPGVWFYSLDVTQPLAAGLARTFFHLPYRHSRMWVNRQGGVTRYASELRVSGTPGGGQFAGAYRPVGEALRVSGDSLEAWLTDRLRLFSADRAGHVYRGVIDHRAWPLRRAQVEVRVNTLAAPLGLTLSGPPHALHAQRLDVRAQWIERVL; encoded by the coding sequence ATGACGCGTCCCTGGGTGCTGCGGATGCAGTGGCACGACCTGTGCTTCATGCACTGGTCCGTCCCGGCGGACGCGTTGCAGCGCACCCTGCCGCGCGGCGTTCGCCTGGACACCTTCGGGGGTCAGGCGTACCTGGGTGTGGTGCCGTTCCGGATGGAGGGCGTCAGTCCGCTGGGCCTGCCGGACGTGCCGGGCCTGAGCGCCTTCCCGGAACTGAACCTGCGGACCTACGTGACCGTGAACGGCGAGCCCGGCGTGTGGTTCTACAGCCTGGACGTCACGCAGCCCCTTGCAGCGGGCCTGGCACGCACCTTCTTTCACCTGCCGTACCGGCACAGCCGCATGTGGGTGAACCGGCAGGGAGGCGTGACCCGCTACGCCAGCGAACTGCGGGTGAGCGGCACGCCCGGCGGCGGGCAGTTCGCCGGAGCGTACCGGCCAGTCGGAGAGGCCCTCCGGGTGAGCGGCGACTCGCTGGAGGCGTGGCTGACCGACCGGTTGCGTCTGTTCTCGGCTGACCGGGCCGGGCACGTGTACCGGGGCGTGATCGACCACCGCGCGTGGCCGCTGCGGCGCGCCCAGGTGGAAGTGCGAGTGAATACCCTGGCCGCACCGCTGGGCCTGACCCTGAGCGGCCCCCCCCACGCCCTGCACGCCCAGCGGCTGGACGTGCGTGCCCAGTGGATCGAACGGGTCCTGTAG
- the pfkA gene encoding 6-phosphofructokinase produces MTDQHTPPAALTAEPTRHSNPQGVRRVAVLTSGGDAPGMNAAIRAVVRTATFEGIEVVGVRRGFSGLHRGELQVLGPRDVANTIQRGGTILLTARSHTWRTPEGRARGAQHLRDWNVDGLIVIGGDGSFHGAHYLQQEHGIPVIGLPGTIDNDLYGTDHTIGYFTAVETALDAVDKLRDTGASHERIFVIEVMGRHAGHIALDVAVAGGAEEVFIPEDAKDVSCVVDVVKESVAKGKTGSIIIVAEGYPGGAQGVADAIQAGTGMETRVSILGHIQRGGSPVSSDRVLASRLGEAAVYALMEGRSDVMIGRQNHGIAYVPLNETWEKRKDVNRDLYRCAKTLSV; encoded by the coding sequence ATGACCGACCAGCACACCCCGCCCGCCGCCCTGACCGCTGAACCCACCCGCCACTCCAACCCGCAGGGCGTGCGCCGCGTCGCCGTCCTGACCAGCGGCGGCGACGCCCCCGGCATGAACGCCGCCATCCGCGCGGTCGTCCGCACCGCCACCTTCGAGGGCATCGAGGTCGTCGGCGTGCGCCGCGGCTTCTCGGGCCTGCACCGCGGCGAGTTGCAGGTCCTCGGGCCGCGCGACGTGGCCAACACCATCCAGCGCGGCGGCACCATCCTCCTGACCGCCCGCAGCCACACCTGGCGCACCCCGGAAGGCCGCGCGCGCGGCGCCCAGCACCTGCGCGACTGGAACGTGGACGGCCTGATCGTCATCGGCGGTGACGGCAGCTTCCACGGTGCGCACTACCTGCAGCAGGAGCACGGCATTCCCGTGATCGGCCTGCCCGGCACCATCGACAACGACCTGTACGGCACCGACCACACCATCGGGTACTTCACGGCCGTCGAGACCGCCCTGGACGCCGTGGATAAACTCCGCGACACCGGCGCCAGCCACGAACGCATCTTCGTGATCGAGGTCATGGGCCGCCACGCCGGGCACATCGCCCTGGACGTCGCGGTGGCCGGAGGCGCCGAGGAAGTCTTCATTCCCGAGGACGCCAAGGACGTCAGTTGCGTCGTGGACGTCGTCAAGGAGAGCGTCGCCAAGGGCAAGACCGGCAGCATCATCATCGTGGCGGAAGGGTATCCGGGCGGCGCGCAGGGTGTCGCCGACGCCATCCAGGCGGGCACCGGCATGGAAACCCGCGTGAGCATCCTGGGCCACATCCAGCGCGGCGGCAGCCCCGTCAGCAGCGACCGCGTGCTCGCCAGCCGCCTGGGCGAGGCCGCCGTGTACGCGCTGATGGAAGGCCGCAGCGACGTCATGATCGGCCGCCAGAACCACGGGATCGCGTACGTGCCCCTCAACGAAACCTGGGAGAAACGCAAGGACGTGAACCGCGACCTGTACCGCTGCGCCAAGACCCTGAGCGTCTGA
- a CDS encoding branched-chain amino acid ABC transporter substrate-binding protein, with protein MPATRFTMTLAALLLAQSAAHAQQTTIKIATLSPLSGSIGNLGTQVRNGTDLAIREAAPDFAKLGLKLQLVAFDDQADPATGTAAARKIAADRQILAVIGALNSGVTIPASAALQSSHVVMVNSGSTANQVTDRGLKNINRIVPRDDAQGPAGASFIRTTLKAKKVYVLNDKTAYGEGLATEVERSLKAGGVKVIANEGTEEKADFSSVIAKIKLQKPDAIYFGGVYNQVGVFLRQLRGAGVTAPVVGGDGLDSGELMQIAGTGATNVYFTTTAAPVESLPGARTFAAAYRKAFGVAPQGFAMFGYDAARVALRGILSAAKAAGKAPTRQQVETAVRSGTYTGLLSGTVAFNSVGDRRAANLYVMNITNGRAKLSTTVSVKAPVK; from the coding sequence ATGCCTGCCACCCGTTTCACCATGACCCTGGCCGCCCTGCTGCTCGCCCAGAGCGCCGCGCACGCCCAGCAGACCACCATCAAGATCGCCACCCTCAGCCCCCTGTCCGGGTCCATCGGGAACCTCGGCACGCAGGTCCGTAACGGCACCGACCTCGCCATCCGCGAGGCCGCGCCGGACTTCGCGAAACTGGGCCTGAAACTGCAACTCGTCGCCTTCGACGATCAGGCCGACCCGGCCACCGGCACCGCCGCCGCCCGCAAGATCGCCGCCGACCGGCAGATCCTGGCCGTGATCGGCGCGCTGAACAGCGGCGTGACCATTCCCGCCAGCGCCGCACTCCAGAGCAGTCACGTGGTCATGGTGAACTCCGGCAGCACCGCCAACCAGGTCACGGACCGCGGCCTGAAGAACATCAACCGCATCGTGCCGCGCGACGACGCGCAGGGACCGGCCGGGGCCAGCTTCATCCGCACCACCCTGAAAGCGAAGAAGGTGTACGTCCTGAACGACAAGACCGCGTACGGCGAGGGCCTGGCCACCGAGGTGGAACGCAGCCTGAAGGCGGGCGGCGTGAAGGTCATCGCGAACGAGGGCACCGAGGAGAAAGCCGACTTTTCCAGCGTGATCGCCAAGATCAAGTTGCAGAAACCCGACGCGATCTACTTCGGCGGCGTGTACAACCAGGTGGGCGTGTTCCTGCGGCAACTGCGAGGCGCGGGCGTCACGGCGCCCGTGGTGGGCGGCGACGGCCTGGACAGCGGCGAACTGATGCAGATTGCCGGGACCGGCGCCACCAACGTGTACTTCACGACGACTGCCGCGCCGGTCGAGTCGCTGCCCGGCGCCAGAACGTTCGCCGCCGCGTACCGCAAGGCGTTCGGCGTGGCCCCGCAGGGCTTCGCGATGTTCGGGTACGACGCCGCCCGCGTCGCCCTGCGCGGCATCCTGAGCGCCGCGAAAGCCGCCGGGAAGGCCCCCACCCGCCAGCAGGTGGAAACCGCCGTCCGCAGCGGCACGTACACCGGTCTGCTGTCCGGCACGGTCGCGTTCAACTCGGTCGGGGACCGCCGCGCCGCCAACCTGTACGTCATGAACATCACGAACGGCAGGGCGAAACTCAGCACGACCGTCAGCGTGAAAGCACCCGTCAAGTAA